A region of the Arachis hypogaea cultivar Tifrunner chromosome 15, arahy.Tifrunner.gnm2.J5K5, whole genome shotgun sequence genome:
TAGTTGTGCATATATGTGAATTCAATAGTTGAGGAAGGATCCTCTTGTCATGAAATCAAATGACTTTATGAATCTATAAAGTGTGGGGATTTCTTATTGAAAAATACTTGATTTAGGGGAATATTCTAATTTTGTGTGCTTAATTATCAGTGCTATGTTATCCATGACAAGAAAAGTAACTCTGGTTGAACTTGTTTTACTTTCATTGTGTAGATTCCAGTAAATAATCCAAATGTGATTAATTTCACACTCTTGACCTTATTACATACCTCATTTTAGAAAAGCCAAATCTAAACAAAGTAGCTATCCTTTTcaaagtatttgacaaaatgcatGGTTGAAAACCAGACCGAACTAGCTGATTTAATTGGGTTAACTGAGTCAGACTGAAATAATAAAacgaaattattttataaaataattgtatatattttatacatatatatttattttattatatccatTGAACCTATAGTTCTACCcattcaattttcaaaaccttGATAAAATGGTCATTAACATTACAAATATAGATTATGAACTATTGAAACTGATGATTCAAAATTGAGAAATGCATCAACTAGTTCATATTTTCAGCTTACAAActcataattaacaaaatatatggTCCTCGTGTATCTCAATGTAGATACAGATTAGTAAAAAGAAAATTGTGTCCATGCCGATTGCACATTTGGTTATTATGAATAAACAAATTTGCTctcttcaaaatttgtttcaccCTGATCCAAACCAAACTTCACATGCTATTGTAAATTGCTACATTGCTTTATGGCACTTCTCTTCATTCTATGCCTCTGGTTCTGGTTTTGTTTCATTTTCAGCACTCTCCCCAAGAGTGAACTTAACAAAACGTCTCACTTTAATGTTCTCTCCAATGGAAGCTACACTTTGCTTCACCAAGTCCTTCACCAAGACACTGTCATCCTTAATAAAAGGCTGCTCTAGAAGCACGAGCTCCCCAAGCCTCTTCGTAACCCTTCCCTCGACGATTTTCTCTCTGATGTTCTCTGGTTTTGAAGCTAGGTCCTCTCTCTGCATCTCAATCTCCTTTTCCTTTTTCACAATTTCCTCCGGAATATCTTCAATGGATACATACTGCACCTGTGGGCAGGCCACGATTTGCATCGCAAGATCATCAACCAACTCCTTGAATTTCTCACTTCTACCAACAAAGTCAGTTTCACAGTTCACTTCAACTAGTACCCCAATGCGCGAGTCGTGAATGTACGAACTGATTCTGCCTTCGGCTGCTAGCCTGCTGGATTTCTTGTCGGCTGTTGAGAGACCCTTCTTCCTGAGGTATTCTTGGGCCTTTTCAAGATCCCCTCCGGTTTCGGCAAGAGCTTTCTTGCAGTCCATCATTCCTGCTCCAGTTTCCTCCCTTAGTTGCTTGACCAATGCAGCAGAGACTGCAACTGTTGATTGCCTGCAGCAGAATGTCAAACAATTTAGGACTTGTAAAGGCATCAGTTTTCTTCTTATTTGGGATTTGGCTATGTAAACTCTAGAGTAAATATGTATAAACAGACATGCACATATACCATCTTCGTTTAATCAAAGTAACATTAAAATGTAGGGAGAAAAATACATTCTTGAAAAACCTAATATTAAACAAAATAACCTTCAATACATATAATCCATAAAACACATTTTTTTTGGCTAATTCTAAAACTTGAATCGAAGACCTCTTAGAGTATAAAACATTTACTTCTTAACTAATTTTACACTTGTTAcacatttaatttataaaaaggtGCATTAAGAGGGACACTAGTGCACATTAATACACTAGTTTTCATAAAGAGAGTAACGTATCTCGTGACTACAGAAGCGAAGAAAAACGAGTGTGTTATACTGTTGCTTCCACCCCGTTATTATTGAGCTGGATCAAGTTCCTCTAAAGTGAGGAAGTTGGTAAAGTGAGAAAGTAAGTATTTAATCACTCTTAATTAAGATAGTGCGACTCACTTTATCACTTTACTACTACTCCCTTTACAGGATCTTTTTCTAACGTAAACCTACATTTTAGTACTTCAAAGATTTGTAGCAAAATGAGAAGCCATTAACATAATTAAGCAATTTTTAGCACCATTAAATTCAACTTATGTACATTCTTTCCTaaatttaatttgtgaaaagtAATAAACTGCTTACTTTTGTTCAGTCTCCTTGGCTTCCACGGCAGCTGGTTGCTCTTTGGCTGGTGTAGGAGCTTCTTTTGCCGCAGTTTGTGCAGCCACTTCGGCAGCAAAATCCTGGCTTTTCTTCTCCAAACCCTCTCCGAGGTTGAACCTCACAAACCTCTTAACTTTGATGTTTTCTCCAATAGTTGCAATAGTCTGCTTGATCCAGTCCTTTACTACAAGTTTATCATTTTTAATGTAGGGCTGCTCAAGCAATGACAGCTCCTCAAGTCTTTTTCTTATACGCCCTTCAACAATCTTCGATCTTATCTGCTCTGGTCTTGACAAGAGATCCTCTTTCTGCATTTCTATCTCCTTTTCTTTGTTCACAATTTCCTCAGGAACATCTTCGGTTACAAGATACTCAACTTGAGGACACGCAGCTACTTGCATGGCTATGTCATCAACCAGCTCTTTGAAAATTTCGCCTCGGGAGACAAAATCTGTCTCACAGTTTACCTCTACCAAGATACCAATTCGGCTGTCATGAATGTAAGAGCCTATTCTTCCTTCGGCGGTTACTCTGCTTGCTTTCTTTTCTGCGCTTGATAACCCCTTCTTTCGAAGATACTCTTGTGCTTTAATAATGTCCCCTCCAGTCTCGGAAAGAGCCTTTTTGCAGTCCATCATTCCAGCTCCTGTTTCTTCTCGAAGTTGCTTCACAAGTGCCGGAGATATAGTTGCTGCACTCCATAAGAAAGGGACAGGAATTTTGCTATTAGACATCCTATGTGAGAATGTGAAGCATAACATACAAAGGCTGGAAAACCATGAAATATCAGTGTAGGATTGTTGGTCAAAATTCTGATCTATTTAATATATCAAAGTTAGCATATTGATCAACATTGAATTGCGAAGCATCTGCATTGATTGACCTAAACTACCATAGGACCATGTTACATTATATCCAATCACAAATAGTGAAACAATGTAAAAGATGGAAAAATGAGAAGTCTAAGTATACATGTAACGCGCAGCCATGATATGTCAAATTTATAGCAACCATGCAACTCTTCACCTACTATATACTTTACTATATCCAAAATGCTTTAgaatttcaaatttgaaattttgacagTAAAAGCTAAAATGCATGTATAAGCTCAAGTATTTCTGTGATGTTTATGCCAATTTGACACAAAAACATGTCGAATGCAACAGGATGCGAATAAGATGAAGTTTTAACCTTTAGTTGAGGATTGATCTGAAACATTAGCGCCATCTTGTCCATTAGAATTAGAAAAGGTGCTGCTTTGCTCAGATGCGATTGCAACTTCTGTATCTTCAACTTCTGCATCGATGGAAGCCTTCACAACTTCAGTGACAGGACTTTCAGGAGAGGGAACTTGATCTTTTTCTTCAGTTCCATCTGTTTAAAGAGGATTAACATTTCAAGACACACTCCCTTTTATTGTCTTTAACAAAGATACAGATAGGGGGGAAATTCTGCTTGATAAATATGCCAATATAAAATAGCTTCAGTTAGATCAAAATAACTCATTGGGATCACATtgaaaatgaaaagaatgaatcacATGTAACGTGATTAATAGAGAGCATAAATTACGTTGACCTCCCTTGACATTATGCAATAGTGTACACAGCACGCCTTTATAGAGGAGATAAGTGTCACATAACCAAACCTCAGACGGTCTAAATCTCAAGGGAGATTAGTGCATACTTTTACAAATGGCAGGGACTCGTGTAAAATCAATATATCATATAATCTCTATGAAGagtttagttaatatataatgtaTGGAGATAAAATAAACACCAATTTCAGAGAACTTACAACCAATTTTATTAATTCGTTAGTCAAAAGTAAATTAGACAAGcaggaattgaaaagaaattgaatcatAACCTGTATTCGAGCTGTCCTCAGGAGACAACTCGCCATTTTGTCCAATCAAAACAGTATCAACGTCTTTGTTCTCGGGAACAGTTCCATTCTCTGTGGCAGAGATTTGCTCTTGCACATCTTCTTTAGGTTCATCAATGAGGTTTTCCACAACCTCAGTGGCAGGACTTTCAGGAGAGGGAATTCGGTCATTTTCTTCTGTTCCATCTGTTTttaattaaaagggaaaaaagaaaatcaTCCACTTGTTAACTATGCCAATAATGATGAGATCAATTGTTCCAGTAACATAAAAGTATTTCATTGTGATCACACTGAAAAAACAGTGGTGGTCAAATATCATGTAATATATGAAGAAATATAACAATTTAATAGAAAAGAAATTGATGCATAACATttgttcaacatcatcatctatTTATGATGCAATGAaaatattattcaataattaataaaataaacagaatgcTCTTGTACATGCATGTGCTATAGCACAAAATATGTTTGATTTCAGTTATCATTTTGTGAGTGGGCTTACAATCAGTATTACCACATATAAATATAAGTAAGGCCTAGAACTAGACATGGATTTGTTCAGCAGAGAAAGTGCACAGAATACACAGAACCTGAACTTTCTTGGAAAACTGGTGTACTTGATACATCACTGTCGGTTGATGCTGAAGCAGCAACTTCTTCCTTTTCATTAGAACTTTGTgactctttttcctcttctgcAAGATCAACTCCACTTTCTACAATGTTCTTATTAACAATGTCAATGGATGAATCATCTTTTACGTTGTTTTCTGTGTCATCTGCCTGGATAGCTTCATCGATAACTATATTTGCGCTAGATAGAATCTCATCAGTAGCCAAACTTTCGGAAGCCACCTCTGTTTCCATCTCAGTGGTAACATCTATACCTGAAGCTGAGATTGAGACATTGCTTTCATCATCCACTACAGCTGTTGAGGAACCATTCTTTGCACTGGCTTCTACGTCTTTCTCACGTTCAGAAACATCATCTTCAGCAAGTTTTTCTGCAGCAGGAACATCTTCTGTCAACTTATCTGCACTTTCTGGTTCGACCTGCACATCAGAAACATCTGACGCAGTTTCCCGCTGCTCAACAGCTCCCTCGAGTTCTTGCAGAGTGCTTGTAATTTCTGGTACCTCAACTTCATTAACGTCTTTCTCACTTTCAGAAACATCATCTTCAGCAAGTTTTGCTGCAGCAGGAACATCTTCTGTCAACTTATCTGCAGTTTCTGGTTCGACCTGCACATCAGAAACATCCGACACAGTTTCCCCCTGCTCGACAGCTCCCTCGATTTCTTGTGGAGTGCTTTTAGTTTCTGGTTCCTCGTCTTCATTTTGACTTTTGTCCCTCTCATCCAAAAATGCAGCAATATCCTTATTCTTACGAAAAGCCAAAGCAAAAGGATTTGTTGCAGTGTGTGTAATCCCTTGGCCAATAAGTGAGTCTGACTCTATAACATCTTCCTCTTTCTTCATAGTCAATGTTACTTGTCCTCTATTTGTACGCAAAACACGTACATCGACTTCTTGACCAACCTCCAGTGATGTGGTTCCCATAGCACTCCCAATTTCATCCAATTCCTCAGATATGGGTAGAAATCCTTCCTCCCCTTCAGGAAGAGATATAAAAGCACCACTCCTTGTCAAATTCTTCACTGTACCTTGCAAATCCTGCCCTTTGACGAATTTTGTGCTTTTCCTCGCAGCATCTCTCTTCTGACTTGGTTTTGGAGTGCTCCTCTTCCCAGGTTCAGGTTTATTGGTAGTATTAGTTGGTGGATCTTTGCGTTGCTTACTAGGGGCAGAATTTTCACGCATAGAGAGAGAAATACGCTGAGTTTCGGAGTTCACTTCAACAAGCTTCACCTTCACTTCTTGTCCTACAGAAACAACACTATTAACATCCTTAACGAAGCTATCACTTAACATAGAAACATGAACAAGCCCATCTGTGAAAGCCCCAAAATCAACAAAGGCACCAAATGGCTGGATAGATTTTACTTTCCCGGTAAAAGTTGCCCCGGGAATTAAATCCTCATTCTTTACCGGAGGCATCTCACTTTTCCTTGGGGGTCTTGAACGTCTGGATTTAGCTGAAGCAGGATTGGCATCAGTCTTAGAAGATGAATCTTCAGTTGTTCCAACTTCATCAGGAGGAGTTCCATCAGAAACTTCATCCGTCACAGTTGAACCTGGTTCCTCTACTGCTACATCTGTTTCCGTGGCTGATATGGAAGTTCTAGATTTTTTATGAAAACTGCATCTCCTTGTGTTATGTGAAAATACTCCACTGGCAACAAATGAGGGTAAGTGATATCTccaagttgatgatccttgtttTACGGAACTCCTTGGCAAACTGAGCCTGGTTGAAGAATTACTCTTCCTTGTCGAAAAGGCAATTCCAGGAACTAGCGAAAGATTGCCAACAGAGCATGGGATTACAGAATTCATGTTGGCTTAAATTGTAGAACttagtatatatatatcaaaatctgTTCATATTGCGTTACCTTCAGAAAACATATTAAAGATGTGAATTGTCAGTATGCCTTACATCAGAAGCTAAATAACAAGTATCCACtatatatgaaaataaaataatgacgCTTTCGAATAGAAATCATTTAATTGGTTCAGCAACCAAAATCTTACAAATGCATAATCCACAGGACATAACAATCATGAGTAGATACTAACACTGGCTACATCAAAGTTGGCATAACCCCATGGAAAACTAAACATTGCTGCGTAAGAGTTGATATTAGAAAGATAGTCAATTAACTCTTCAACCTACAAGACAAATTCTACATACAAAGACTTCAATTTTGTCTACGCTAACTCGAAGAATGTGGTTAATGGTGATATAATTTTCTTTACAATATTTTATATTAAGCTTACACATGATTTATATACATCTTATCACTTCATTCAAGCATGATGCTTAGAAATGTTCAAACTCCAAGTCCAATTATTTTCTCCATCAAAGGCATTTTCGAAATAAGAAAAGCACAATTATCAACCTGGGTATTTGAAATTCCATCACAAGTCACAATGTAGCACAACAACATGATGCCAAATGACACCACATATCAAAATTACCATGAGTTAAGTACAATCTGAATTTCCACCTCACAAGttatattcttttaaattttatgaaaaagaaaaagaaagataggGAAGTGTAGACTGCAAATAATGCTTACAACTAaaccaaataaatcaataaacaaagctttatttattatttttgttatcaatttcaTAGAGCAGCAAATCATGCAGATAATTGATGAGACCATGAAACCTCAGAGTGCTTCAGCAAAATTAGAAGCTAGAATAGTGAATTAAGCTAGAAAAAGCACCATCCTTTTTTCCAATTTGCTATAGATAGAGCTTGCAACAGTAACCGAAGTTCAATTAAGCAATGAAAAACATCACCGAAAAAACCACACAGTGATAAGAAACTTCACAGGCCAAACGGAAATATAAACAAGCATCAGTGTGTGAAGCAGAAACAGTACCTAAGAAGCTTCAAAGGGCCAATAAAAATTTTCACAGAAAGTTGGGTCCCTGAAGttcagaaacacaagaaattgtaAAAACGGAGTCTTTATGGTGCAACTGGGAATGGGTGTTGACGATAAAGTGTGGAAGTGGAAGGAGGGAAATGAATGGCGAGGCTTTAAATCCTTATCTTCGTGCTGAAACGATGTTC
Encoded here:
- the LOC112751235 gene encoding polyprotein of EF-Ts, chloroplastic; amino-acid sequence: MNSVIPCSVGNLSLVPGIAFSTRKSNSSTRLSLPRSSVKQGSSTWRYHLPSFVASGVFSHNTRRCSFHKKSRTSISATETDVAVEEPGSTVTDEVSDGTPPDEVGTTEDSSSKTDANPASAKSRRSRPPRKSEMPPVKNEDLIPGATFTGKVKSIQPFGAFVDFGAFTDGLVHVSMLSDSFVKDVNSVVSVGQEVKVKLVEVNSETQRISLSMRENSAPSKQRKDPPTNTTNKPEPGKRSTPKPSQKRDAARKSTKFVKGQDLQGTVKNLTRSGAFISLPEGEEGFLPISEELDEIGSAMGTTSLEVGQEVDVRVLRTNRGQVTLTMKKEEDVIESDSLIGQGITHTATNPFALAFRKNKDIAAFLDERDKSQNEDEEPETKSTPQEIEGAVEQGETVSDVSDVQVEPETADKLTEDVPAAAKLAEDDVSESEKDVNEVEVPEITSTLQELEGAVEQRETASDVSDVQVEPESADKLTEDVPAAEKLAEDDVSEREKDVEASAKNGSSTAVVDDESNVSISASGIDVTTEMETEVASESLATDEILSSANIVIDEAIQADDTENNVKDDSSIDIVNKNIVESGVDLAEEEKESQSSNEKEEVAASASTDSDVSSTPVFQESSDGTEENDRIPSPESPATEVVENLIDEPKEDVQEQISATENGTVPENKDVDTVLIGQNGELSPEDSSNTDGTEEKDQVPSPESPVTEVVKASIDAEVEDTEVAIASEQSSTFSNSNGQDGANVSDQSSTKATISPALVKQLREETGAGMMDCKKALSETGGDIIKAQEYLRKKGLSSAEKKASRVTAEGRIGSYIHDSRIGILVEVNCETDFVSRGEIFKELVDDIAMQVAACPQVEYLVTEDVPEEIVNKEKEIEMQKEDLLSRPEQIRSKIVEGRIRKRLEELSLLEQPYIKNDKLVVKDWIKQTIATIGENIKVKRFVRFNLGEGLEKKSQDFAAEVAAQTAAKEAPTPAKEQPAAVEAKETEQKQSTVAVSAALVKQLREETGAGMMDCKKALAETGGDLEKAQEYLRKKGLSTADKKSSRLAAEGRISSYIHDSRIGVLVEVNCETDFVGRSEKFKELVDDLAMQIVACPQVQYVSIEDIPEEIVKKEKEIEMQREDLASKPENIREKIVEGRVTKRLGELVLLEQPFIKDDSVLVKDLVKQSVASIGENIKVRRFVKFTLGESAENETKPEPEA